In Desulfobulbus oralis, one DNA window encodes the following:
- a CDS encoding IclR family transcriptional regulator gives MANTVSERTAPEKKYYTVGVLTKAFSVIEIMSRESKWELGRLAASAGMPKGTLQRILLTMVELGYVSRDRSQYALNLEFYRLGQRIAANNSILEHARPLCRKLMQAVNEIVNLCVGLNTEMVVVDQQIPWQTLRLDSIIGSSFPIFLSASGKAYCAFLDELKLLRLLQEIRRENQAIEQKAVDRFLAELEIVRVEGLGFDREELFQGLRSISAPIFDCTGNVIATVGCSMPTVRVTPEKSELLAREVADCAAQISHSLGAAPRLFSPGAHAMLDEAPPATE, from the coding sequence ATGGCAAATACCGTATCGGAGCGGACAGCTCCGGAAAAGAAGTATTACACTGTAGGCGTGCTGACCAAGGCCTTTTCCGTTATCGAAATCATGAGCCGGGAAAGCAAGTGGGAACTGGGTCGGCTCGCCGCAAGCGCCGGCATGCCCAAGGGCACGCTGCAACGCATCCTGCTGACCATGGTGGAACTGGGTTATGTCAGCCGCGACCGGAGCCAGTACGCGCTGAACCTGGAATTTTACCGGCTGGGCCAGCGCATTGCCGCAAACAACAGCATCCTGGAGCACGCGCGCCCCCTCTGCCGCAAGCTCATGCAGGCCGTGAACGAGATTGTGAATCTCTGCGTGGGCCTGAACACGGAAATGGTGGTCGTGGATCAGCAGATCCCCTGGCAGACGCTGCGACTGGACTCCATCATCGGCTCCTCCTTTCCCATCTTCCTGTCCGCCTCCGGCAAGGCCTACTGCGCCTTTCTGGACGAACTGAAGCTGCTCAGGCTGTTGCAGGAGATCCGCCGGGAAAACCAGGCGATAGAGCAGAAAGCGGTGGACAGATTTCTGGCCGAGCTGGAGATAGTGCGTGTTGAAGGTCTGGGTTTTGACCGGGAGGAACTCTTTCAGGGCCTGCGCAGTATTTCGGCCCCGATTTTCGACTGCACCGGCAATGTGATCGCCACGGTGGGCTGTTCCATGCCAACCGTGCGCGTCACCCCGGAAAAGTCCGAGCTGCTGGCCCGGGAAGTCGCCGACTGCGCGGCCCAGATTTCCCATTCGCTGGGCGCGGCCCCACGCCTGTTCTCACCCGGCGCGCATGCCATGCTGGACGAGGCGCCACCGGCCACAGAGTAA
- a CDS encoding UbiX family flavin prenyltransferase gives MAYRIVFGVCGASGMPLAKAVLAAFASVPDLECHLIISTQASRVLEAECEVSAEALGGLAAASHEPGDLSAGPASGSWQHNGMVICPCTMSSLAAIAGGYGSNLIHRAADVSLKERRPLILVTRETPLSLIHINNMQAATQAGACIMPFMPAFYSGETTLAGLMRHFAGRLLDQLHIPHMLCARWQNNQ, from the coding sequence ATGGCTTACCGAATCGTTTTCGGCGTATGCGGCGCCAGCGGCATGCCGCTGGCCAAGGCCGTGTTGGCCGCCTTTGCCAGCGTCCCAGACCTGGAATGCCATCTGATCATCTCCACCCAAGCCAGCCGGGTGCTGGAGGCGGAATGCGAGGTGAGCGCCGAAGCGCTGGGCGGCCTGGCAGCCGCAAGCCATGAGCCGGGGGATTTGTCCGCAGGCCCGGCCAGCGGTTCCTGGCAGCACAATGGCATGGTCATCTGCCCCTGCACCATGAGTTCTCTGGCAGCCATTGCCGGCGGCTATGGCAGCAATCTCATCCACCGGGCCGCAGACGTAAGCCTGAAGGAACGGCGACCGCTCATACTGGTGACCCGGGAAACGCCCCTTTCCCTGATCCATATCAACAACATGCAGGCAGCGACCCAGGCCGGGGCCTGCATCATGCCCTTCATGCCGGCCTTTTACAGCGGCGAGACCACGCTTGCAGGGCTGATGCGGCACTTCGCGGGCCGACTTCTGGACCAGCTCCACATTCCCCATATGCTCTGCGCCCGCTGGCAAAACAACCAATGA
- a CDS encoding helix-turn-helix domain-containing protein — protein sequence MRLRSVHMVRAVSRQQIADFLGYHLNSVSRWIREFEREKRLEARPRGHREAVTVLSAIRLEGMTECLVFTGLPP from the coding sequence GTGCGGTTGCGGTCAGTGCATATGGTGCGGGCCGTTTCACGGCAACAAATCGCTGACTTCCTGGGCTACCACCTGAACAGCGTGAGCCGGTGGATTCGTGAATTTGAACGGGAGAAGCGGCTCGAGGCGCGCCCGCGCGGGCATCGGGAGGCGGTAACGGTTTTATCTGCCATCCGCCTGGAGGGGATGACAGAGTGTCTTGTTTTTACCGGCCTGCCGCCCTGA
- a CDS encoding sigma-54 interaction domain-containing protein, with protein sequence MYVQSYIKHEHLQQLLGNPLFLKLLDSLKVGTSLTDKEGNILYFSKSGYELYNLKSENSVVGQKIDELFQTGKEGSLLTAKNKKINNINSRLYNGVEGLCRRVPIVDSSGEVVCVLSEVISTSHSQSYNHELLYRINQLKNLFQQQITVKSGLYSFDMIIGNSAIMQNLKSKGLLFARNSAPILLTGENGTGKELFAQAIHNASTRANNAFIPVNCAALPHDLAEAELFGYEAGAFTGAKKSGQKGLFELADEGTIFLDEISELPLHLQTKLLRVLESKEIQKLGMGKKVYSNFRLIAATNRHIPDMVHQGIFREDLYFRLNILELHLPPLRKHREDIPLLISQLTKDICPPMIAQNFHVSSEVFKIFMQYNWPGNIRELKNVLTYSYCCMENINETELSSQFLPERLLKGVNKWKSARTSLKSLVAESEKDGILSALEKTGYNKSKAAKNLGISRNTLYLKMKEYNIPSGW encoded by the coding sequence ATGTATGTACAATCATATATTAAACATGAACATCTACAACAGCTACTCGGAAATCCACTTTTCTTGAAGCTACTAGATTCCCTAAAAGTTGGAACATCTCTCACTGATAAAGAAGGAAATATCCTATATTTTTCAAAATCAGGTTATGAACTCTACAATTTGAAAAGTGAAAACAGTGTAGTTGGTCAGAAAATTGACGAGCTATTTCAAACTGGAAAAGAGGGGAGTTTGCTGACGGCTAAGAATAAGAAAATAAATAATATAAATAGTCGATTGTACAATGGAGTGGAAGGTTTATGTCGGCGAGTCCCTATTGTTGACAGTAGTGGAGAAGTCGTCTGCGTACTTTCAGAGGTTATTAGTACCTCGCATTCTCAGTCATATAATCATGAACTTTTGTACAGAATAAATCAGTTGAAAAATCTTTTTCAGCAACAAATAACCGTCAAAAGTGGGCTGTATTCGTTTGATATGATTATCGGCAACTCAGCAATTATGCAAAATCTAAAAAGTAAAGGCTTGCTGTTTGCGCGAAATAGTGCCCCCATTCTCCTGACCGGTGAGAATGGCACTGGCAAGGAACTCTTTGCCCAAGCCATACATAATGCCAGTACACGTGCAAATAATGCCTTTATTCCCGTCAACTGCGCCGCTTTACCCCACGATCTTGCCGAGGCGGAACTTTTTGGTTATGAGGCCGGTGCTTTTACAGGAGCTAAAAAAAGCGGACAAAAGGGGCTTTTTGAATTGGCTGACGAGGGCACTATTTTTCTTGATGAAATCAGCGAATTGCCCCTGCATTTGCAGACGAAACTCCTTCGAGTACTGGAAAGTAAAGAGATACAGAAACTCGGTATGGGAAAAAAAGTATACTCCAATTTTAGGCTGATTGCTGCAACCAATCGCCATATTCCCGATATGGTTCATCAGGGGATCTTTCGGGAAGATCTTTACTTTCGTCTGAATATTCTTGAGTTGCATTTACCACCACTGCGTAAACATAGGGAAGATATTCCTCTACTCATTTCACAATTGACAAAAGATATTTGTCCACCTATGATTGCCCAGAATTTCCATGTATCATCCGAGGTATTTAAAATATTTATGCAGTATAATTGGCCCGGAAATATACGGGAACTGAAAAATGTTCTGACATATTCCTATTGCTGTATGGAGAATATAAATGAAACAGAATTATCTTCTCAGTTTTTACCTGAGAGACTTTTGAAGGGTGTGAATAAATGGAAATCTGCCAGAACTTCTTTGAAAAGCCTGGTTGCTGAATCAGAAAAAGATGGAATTTTGTCTGCTTTGGAAAAAACCGGATATAATAAAAGCAAAGCTGCCAAAAATCTTGGTATTTCAAGAAATACACTATATCTGAAAATGAAAGAATATAACATACCATCTGGATGGTAA
- a CDS encoding ABC transporter ATP-binding protein: protein MLRTQAEAASKEPPVTTQDAAIKIQVKHLTKRFGDLTVLEDINFVIKKGELLAIVGPTGCGKTTFLNCLSKLMPATKGEILIDGEAANPQKHNISYVFQEPTCLPWRTVRENVAYGMEIKGVNKEEREKRASEIMDLVGLSSCADLYPNQVSASMMQRIAVSRAFAVAPDLLLMDEPYGQLDVKLRYYLEDELVNLWRTLGSTVLFVTHNIEEAVYIAERILVLTAKPTSIKKEISIDLPRPRDLVDPKFVELRKAVTDLIRWW, encoded by the coding sequence ATGCTTCGAACCCAAGCAGAAGCTGCATCGAAGGAGCCACCAGTGACCACTCAAGACGCGGCCATCAAAATCCAAGTCAAACATCTGACAAAACGTTTCGGGGACCTCACGGTGCTGGAGGACATCAACTTCGTCATCAAAAAAGGTGAGTTGCTTGCCATCGTCGGCCCTACCGGTTGCGGAAAAACGACCTTTCTCAACTGCCTGTCTAAGCTGATGCCCGCCACCAAAGGCGAGATCCTCATTGACGGTGAAGCTGCCAATCCTCAAAAACACAATATTTCCTACGTGTTTCAAGAGCCTACCTGTCTGCCTTGGCGTACGGTTCGAGAAAATGTGGCCTACGGTATGGAAATCAAGGGAGTCAACAAGGAGGAGCGTGAAAAGCGTGCCAGTGAGATCATGGATCTGGTCGGCCTTTCTTCCTGCGCCGATTTGTACCCCAATCAGGTTTCTGCCAGTATGATGCAGCGCATCGCCGTGTCCCGTGCCTTCGCCGTGGCCCCGGACCTGCTGCTGATGGATGAGCCCTATGGCCAATTGGACGTCAAACTGCGTTACTACCTTGAGGACGAGTTGGTGAATCTGTGGCGCACACTGGGCAGTACGGTGCTGTTCGTTACGCATAACATCGAAGAAGCGGTCTACATTGCCGAACGCATTTTGGTGCTAACCGCTAAGCCAACCAGCATCAAGAAGGAGATCTCAATCGACCTGCCACGTCCCCGCGACCTTGTTGATCCAAAGTTCGTGGAACTGCGCAAAGCAGTGACGGACCTCATCCGCTGGTGGTAG
- a CDS encoding ABC transporter permease — MAYKKVEIKQPLPLLVLPYLSVITFFVMWELSVRTGIVPDTLLAPPTTVIKTFIVKLHDISPDGATIGRHAWTSCQEAFTGFALSLLVGIPLGLCMGWFKIVEGLCRPIFELIRPIPPIAWIPLTVFWFGIGLTGKVFIIWIAGIVPCVINSWVGVRMTNPTLIQMARTYGASDWQIFTQLCIPSALPMVFGALQLALTYCWTNLVGAELLAADSGLGYLITMGGKVARPDIIVLGMICVGISGAIIGFIIDEIEKKLLAGIRR; from the coding sequence ATGGCATATAAAAAAGTAGAGATCAAGCAGCCCCTCCCTCTTCTGGTGCTCCCTTATCTCAGCGTGATCACCTTCTTTGTGATGTGGGAACTGTCTGTGCGTACCGGGATTGTGCCTGACACGCTTCTTGCGCCGCCCACGACTGTGATCAAGACCTTTATTGTCAAACTGCATGATATCTCTCCCGATGGCGCCACCATCGGGAGACACGCCTGGACTTCCTGTCAGGAAGCATTTACCGGCTTTGCGCTGTCACTTTTGGTCGGCATTCCACTGGGGTTGTGCATGGGCTGGTTTAAGATCGTCGAGGGTCTGTGCCGCCCCATTTTCGAACTCATCCGCCCCATCCCGCCAATTGCATGGATTCCCCTGACGGTGTTTTGGTTTGGCATCGGCCTGACTGGCAAAGTGTTTATCATCTGGATTGCAGGCATTGTTCCATGCGTCATCAATTCCTGGGTTGGGGTACGCATGACGAATCCTACCCTGATCCAGATGGCCCGAACCTACGGTGCCAGCGACTGGCAAATTTTCACCCAACTGTGCATTCCCTCGGCCTTGCCCATGGTATTCGGCGCCCTACAACTGGCTCTCACCTACTGCTGGACCAACCTCGTCGGCGCCGAACTGCTTGCCGCCGATTCCGGCCTAGGCTATCTGATTACAATGGGCGGGAAGGTTGCGCGTCCAGACATTATTGTGCTGGGCATGATTTGCGTCGGCATCTCGGGTGCCATCATCGGCTTCATTATCGATGAGATCGAAAAGAAACTGCTGGCCGGCATCAGGAGGTGA
- a CDS encoding ABC transporter permease has protein sequence MTTHSIANETVDHSRQKEAWTLKRVLTNTYLLNAVSLILFFLIWDYVAKERIFHDSLARPLDVLKQIIKLITVKYAGSTLWGHIWASTRRILIGFSIAAVIAVPLGLFMALNRYVNALVKPLFDLFKPMPPIAWVTIAVLWFGIGETSKVFIIIIGSFVPCLLNACNGVRLVDPELYDVIRVLGGKRRDEIFHVCLPASFPAVFAGLQISLSVAWTCVLAAELTNSRAGLGFLIKRGMDTHKPALVLGGMLLIAAAAWLTSQALGLLEKKLCPWKRNIENL, from the coding sequence GTGACGACACACAGTATCGCAAACGAAACCGTTGATCATTCCCGCCAAAAGGAAGCGTGGACTCTCAAACGCGTGCTGACCAACACCTATTTACTCAACGCTGTCTCTCTGATTCTCTTCTTTTTGATCTGGGACTACGTCGCCAAGGAGCGCATCTTCCACGATTCTCTAGCCCGTCCTTTGGATGTACTGAAACAGATCATTAAACTCATCACCGTCAAATACGCGGGCAGCACGCTTTGGGGGCACATCTGGGCCAGCACCCGGCGCATTCTCATTGGTTTCTCCATTGCCGCCGTCATTGCCGTTCCTTTGGGGCTCTTCATGGCGCTGAACAGATATGTGAACGCCCTTGTGAAACCACTCTTCGACCTGTTTAAGCCCATGCCGCCCATCGCCTGGGTGACGATTGCCGTGCTGTGGTTCGGCATCGGCGAAACATCCAAGGTGTTCATTATCATCATCGGATCCTTTGTACCCTGTCTATTGAACGCCTGCAACGGCGTACGCCTGGTTGACCCGGAACTCTACGATGTGATTCGCGTCCTCGGCGGCAAGCGCAGGGACGAAATTTTTCATGTGTGCCTTCCCGCTTCATTTCCTGCTGTGTTCGCCGGCCTGCAGATTTCCCTCAGCGTTGCATGGACCTGCGTGCTGGCCGCTGAACTGACCAACTCCCGTGCAGGTCTTGGATTTCTGATCAAGCGTGGCATGGATACCCACAAACCTGCCTTGGTGCTGGGCGGGATGCTCCTCATTGCCGCCGCCGCATGGTTGACCTCCCAGGCGCTTGGACTGCTTGAAAAGAAACTGTGCCCTTGGAAACGCAACATTGAAAACCTGTAA
- a CDS encoding ABC transporter ATP-binding protein, with the protein MNTEHKAKPKICCEQVSKTFIQKGNQEVPVISNVSINVHENEFLVVCGPGQCGKSTLLKIIAGLELPDTGTVTIDGKEISGPGTDCGMVFQSYMLFAWKTVRHNVEMGLKFRNVPPDKRGEIAQHYIDMVGLKGFENHYPHQLSGGMKQRVGIARAYANTPSVMLLDEPFGQLDAQTRMFMQHETIRIWEQEKRTVIFVTNNIDEALFLGDRIVLMEGKLPGTVKTEYCVDLPRPREHTSTALLQLRKLITDNTELVL; encoded by the coding sequence ATGAATACCGAACATAAAGCAAAGCCGAAGATTTGTTGCGAGCAGGTCAGCAAGACTTTTATCCAGAAGGGCAATCAGGAAGTTCCCGTCATCAGCAATGTCAGCATTAACGTGCATGAAAATGAATTTCTGGTGGTGTGTGGTCCCGGCCAATGCGGGAAATCTACCTTGCTGAAAATCATTGCGGGCCTCGAACTCCCTGATACCGGCACGGTCACAATCGACGGAAAAGAAATCTCCGGTCCCGGCACTGACTGCGGCATGGTGTTCCAGAGTTATATGCTCTTCGCTTGGAAGACCGTGCGCCACAACGTGGAAATGGGTCTCAAATTCCGCAATGTGCCCCCCGATAAGCGTGGCGAGATCGCACAACACTACATTGACATGGTGGGCCTCAAGGGCTTTGAAAATCATTACCCTCACCAGCTCTCTGGCGGCATGAAGCAGCGGGTGGGCATTGCCCGAGCCTACGCCAATACCCCCAGTGTCATGCTGCTGGATGAGCCCTTTGGTCAGCTCGACGCGCAGACCCGTATGTTTATGCAGCATGAAACCATACGCATCTGGGAACAGGAAAAACGCACAGTTATCTTCGTTACCAACAACATCGACGAAGCACTGTTTCTGGGTGACCGTATCGTTCTGATGGAGGGCAAACTTCCCGGTACGGTCAAAACTGAATACTGTGTCGATCTGCCCCGGCCGCGCGAACACACCAGTACAGCCCTGCTGCAACTACGCAAGCTCATCACTGACAATACGGAATTGGTACTGTGA